The candidate division WOR-3 bacterium DNA segment CTTTTTACCGTGCACCGGCACCCGATGCTCCCCCTTATGTGGAAATCGGAGACGTTGTCAAACCCGGTCAGGTGGTCTGTATCGTGGAAGCGATGAAGTTGATGAATGAAATCGAATCCGACGTTGCGGGAAAGATTGTAAAAATACTGGTCAAGAACGAAGATCCTGTCGAATATAATCAAGAACTGTTTTTGATTGAACCCTTATAATTTTAAAGAAAAAAGAGGCAGAAGATGGAATTAAAAGGTCTTCTTGAAAAAATGCAAAAAGTAAATGCTTCAGATTTACATCTGAAAGCAGGTTCAACACCGGTTTTCAGAATCGACGGAAAACTTGTTTCGGAAAAAGGGGAATCACTCACGCCGGAAAATTTAAAGACCATGGCATATCAAATAATGACCCCTTCCCAGCAGCAGACATTCGAACGTATGAAAGAAATGGACTTTGCAATCAGTGTTCGGGGTATTGGAAGATTCAGGGTTAATGTCTTCTTACAGAGGGGCAGTATCGCCATAGCCATGCGTGCAATTCCTTTTTCAGTACGGCGAATCGAAGAATTGAACCTCCCCCTGATACTCAAGGATATCGCATTAAAACCCAGAGGACTCATTCTCTGTACCGGCACCACTGGAAGCGGAAAATCGACCACTCTGGCGGCGATGATCGAACATATCAATGAAAACGTGGCGCGCCACGTAATCACGATCGAAGATCCAATCGAATACCTGTTCAGGGACAACCTCTCCATAATATGTCAACGGGAAGTATTGATGGATACCATCTCTTTCTCCATCGCCCTGAAACACATTCTGCGGCAGGATCCCGATGTAATACTCATCGGTGAAATCCGCGACCGGGAAACAATGGATGTGGCGCTGAAAGCCGCGGACACGGGGCATCTTGTGCTTTCAACACTCCACACCTTAAACGCTACAGAAACGATCAACCGTATCATATCATTCTATCCACCGCATCAACACCAGCATATCAGGGTTCTGCTCGCGACGACCCTCACCGGTGTGGTCTCTTTAAGACTCTTACCGCGTTCCGACGGTAAAGGGCGGATACCGGCGGTGGAAGTGCTCTTATCAACCCCGACAATAAAAGAATATCTGCTTGATCCTGTGAAGACAATGCTCATCCAATCAGCGATTGAAGAAGGGTATGGCCAATATGGTATGCAGACATTCGACCAATCAATCTTTAAATTGTACAAAGACGGCTTGATCTCCTATGATGACGCCATCCAGGCGGTCACCAATCCTGATGAATTCAAACTGCGACTCGTCGGCATCGAAGCCACGGCAGAGCGAGGATGGGGCGCCTTTGATAAAAAATAGAATATACCCAAAGAAGTCCATATCCACCGTTATCAATTAAACCCGGGTGAAGACGCCTGAATATCCATGAAGTTCAAAAAACTGCTCATAGCCAACCGCGGTGAAATCGCCATCCGGATAATCCGTGCTGCAAAGGAACTGAAACTCCAGACAGTGGCGGTGTATTCCGAGGTCGACAGCAACGCCCTCCATACAAGGTTGGCTGACGAAGCCGTCTGCATAGGACCGCCGCCGAGCAAAGACAGTTACCTTAATATCACCAGAATCATCAGCGCCGCAGAAGTCACCGGTGCGAAGGCGATACACCCTGGTTACGGTTTTCTCGCGGAAAATCCGGAGTTTGCGGAAATATGTGAGTCGTGCGGCATAACCTTCATCGGTCCGAAACCCGAACATATCAGAATAATGGGTGATAAGATAAAAGCGAAAGAGACGATGGCTGAAGCCGGTGTCCACGGTATTCCCGGCAGCGGAGGTGCAGTAGAAACACTGAAACAGATACGGAAGGTCGTCGATAAAATCGGCTTCCCGATTATACTCAAAGCGGCTTCCGGAGGTGGAGGAAAAGGAATGAGGATCGCCCAGAACAACGAAGAACTGGAATCCGGATTTCGTATCACCCAGGCGGAGGCAAAAGCAGCTTTCGGCGACGGCAGAATCTACATCGAAAAGTACATCACAAAACCCAGACATATCGAAGTTCAGATAATCGGAGATTCTTTCGGGAATGTCGTTGCACTCGGTGAACGGGAATGTTCGATTCAACGCCGACATCAGAAACTCATCGAAGAATCACCGTCGCCGGTGGTCGATAAAAAACTCAGACAGAGACTTATGGAGGCTGCAATCCAGGCGGCGAAGACTATTCAATATCAATCAGCCGGCACCATCGAATTCCTTATGGACGAAAACAAAAATTTCTACTTTATGGAGATGAATACCCGAATCCAGGTTGAGCATCCTGTCACAGAGATGGTCACCGGTATCGACATATTGAAAGAACAAATCAAGATCGCCATGGGAGAAAAACTCGGGTTCACTCAAAAACAAATTTCTTTGAAAGGCCATGCCATAGAATGTCGGATTAATGCAGAAGACCCGTCGCGTAATTTTGTTCCCACACCGGGTAAAATCACTTTCTTCCATATGCCCCAGGGACTCGGTGTAAGATTCGACACCCATATCTTCGCCGGTTATACAATTCCCAGCCATTATGATTCCCTTATAGGAAAACTTATCGCCCACAGCAACTCCCGGTTGGAAACAATCGCCCGGATGAAACACGCCCTTGAAGAAACGGTCATTGAAGGAATTCCGACGACAATCCCTTTCCATCTGAAGATTATGGACAATGAGAAATTCATCCGCGGCAACATCTCAACCCATTTCATCGAAGAAATAACAGAATCCTGAATCCCCCATATTCTCTATATATATTGACATAACCTCAATTATAGTTATACTGATATTTTAGTATGCCTAACGGACTCCTCATCCTGGAGGATGGAACATTCATAAAAGGTAAAACCTTCGGCGCCAAAACAGAGGTTTTTGGAGAGATAGTATTTAATACCTCAATGACCGGATATGAAGAATCGTTCACAGATCCCTCTTATGCGGGTCAGATTCTTCTTATGACCTATCCACTGATAGGCAATTATGGTATTCATAAAAAGAATCTCGAATCACACAAAACCCAGATCCGCGGACTTGTCGTAAAAGAACCGTATCTGCATTCCCACCGTGGGCAGCAGCTGGCTGACTTCATAAAGAAAGCGGCAATCCCCTGCCTCTACAGCGTCGACACTCGTGCTTTGACTCTCAAGATAAGAAAACACGGAACAATGAAAGCGATGATAATCTCTGAAAATTCCCCGGCTGTTGATATAACGTCATATCTAAAAAAAATAAAAAACACCCCTTATCCGGATACTGAAAATCTGGTTGCAAGAGTTTCCTGTAAAAGGATAATCGTCCATAAAAGCAGAAAGAAGAAGAAGGTCGTTTTGATCGATTGCGGTGTCAAAAAGAGTATTTTAAAAAATCTTAAAAAATACGCCGCGGTAATTCAGGTTCCCTATGATACCTCTACAGCAGCCATTAAAAAGATTTCTCCCGACGCCGTCGTGATATCCAATGGGCCGGGTAATCCGGAACATCCACAAATATTGAAAACAACAGTCAAAACAGCAGCCGACTTGGTTAACTACTATCCGGTATTCGGTATCTGTTTAGGCCATCAGATTCTCGGCAGGGCGCTCGGTCTCAGGACATATAAGTTAAAATTCGGACACCGCGGTTCGAATCATGCTGTAAAGAACCTAAACAACGGCAGTCTCTATATCACCTCTCAAAATCACGGCTATGCACTCCAGGCGAAATACAGTAATAAAGAGGTTGAAATTGACTGGCTGAATGTAAATGACCACACTGTGGAAGGACTCCGCCACAAAAAATTACCGGTCTCCTCAGTACAGTTTCACCCTGAAGCATCACCCGGTCCCCGGGATACTGAATTCCTTTTCAGAAACTTTATGGAGTCACTGTAATGGCTAAAAGAAGAGACCTTAAGAAACTTCTTATCATCGGTTCTGGTCCCATCATAATCGGCCAGGCGGCGGAATTCGATTTTTCAGGTTCCCAGGCGAGTCTTTCATTACGGGAAGAAGGTTACAAAACCATCATAGTAAATTCAAATCCAGCGACCATCCAGACCGATCAGGACACCGCGGATATAGTTTATATCGAACCACTTAATCTGGAAACTTTGACGAAAATTATAGAAAAAGAAAGACCGGACGGCCTCCTGCCCGGATTTGGAGGGCAGATCGCCCTGAATCTGGCTTATAATCTTGCCGGAGAAGGCGTTCTCGAAAAATACTCGGTGGAACTTCTCGGTTCTAACTACGAAACAATCGAGATGGCGGAAAATCGTGAATCCTTCAGAAACCTGATGGAAACAATCAATGAACCGATACCGAAAAGCTTTGCCTGCCGAAACTTTGAAGAAATCCGACAGGCGCTGAAAGAGATCTCGTATCCGGTTTTAATCAGACCCGCATATACGCTGGGCGGGACAGGAAGCGGTGTCGCCGAATCATGGAACCAACTCCAAGAGATAGCCGCTGCCGGACTCAGACAATCTCCCATCAACCAGGTGCTTGTTGAAGAAAATCTTCTGGGATGGAAAGAATTCGAATATGAAGTGATGCGCGACGGTGACGACAACTGCATAACTATCTGCAGTATGGAGAATATCAATCCCATGGGTGTACATACCGGTGAAAGTACAGTGGTGGCTCCGGCTCAGACCCTCACAGACAAAGAAAATCAATCTCTCAGAAGTATAAGTCTGAAAATCATAAGGGCGCTCAAGGTCTGCGGAGGTTGTAATATCCAGTTTGCGGTGAATCCCAAAAAATGGGAATACAGAATCATCGAAGTCAATCCAAGAGTTTCACGGTCTTCTGCCCTTGCGTCCAAGGCGACCGGTTATCCCATTGCACGCGTCAGTGCCAAGATAGCGGTAGGAATGACCCTGGATGAAATACCGAACGCCGTGACAAAAAAGACATATGCGGCATTTGAACCGACACTCGACTATGTGGTGGTCAAAATACCACGCTGGCCCTTTGATAAATTTCCGACCGTCAACAGAAGAATAACAACCCAGATGAAATCGACCGGCGAGGCGATGGCGATCGGCAGCACTATTGAAGAAGCACTCCTCAAGGCGGTACGAGCCCTGGAAATTTCTCAAGACGGGTTTGAACCCGAAAATATCATAGAATATAAATTAATAAAGGAATTACAGGAACCCACAGACCGCCTGCTCTTCTGCATCGCCGAGGCGTTACGGCGGGGATATTCAGTAGATAAAATCGCCCGTCTGACGATGATCGATAAATTTTTCATTAATAAATTCGCCCGGATAATAAGATTCGAAAAGCGCCTGAAAAAGGAAAAACTTTCAAAGGAACTGTTAAGAGAAACAAAACGCCTTGGCTTTTCTGATAACGATATCGCACGCATCATCGAGGAGACACCTGATAAAATAAGAAAGCTCCGCCGTAAATACGGTATCCGTCCTAAATTCAATATGGTCGACACCTGTGCCGGTGAATTCGAAGCAGCCACTCCATACTATTATTCAACCTATTATACAACCGGCTTCAGAAAGAGAAAAAGAAAAACCAATAAAAAACGCATACTCATCATCGGATCAGGACCCATCCGTATCGGGCAGGGAATCGAGTTCGACTACTGCTGTGTTCATGCAGCGGTCGCACTGAAGAAGCTGGGTTATGAAGCAATCATGATGAACAGCAACCCTGAAACAGTATCCACTGATTTCGATGTATCAACGAGATTGTATTTCGAGCCCCTCACCCTGGAAGATGTCCTGAATGTCATTGATGAAGAAAGATGCGGTGGTATGATCCTGCAGTTCGGAGGCCAAACCTCGATAAATTTATCAATCCCCCTGTCTCAACTACGCAAAAGAGGACACTATGATTACAAAATACTGGGAACCCAACCCGTCGACATCCATCGTGCCGAAGACCGTAAACTTTTCTCGCAGTTATTAAAGACGTTGAAAATACGCCACCCTTCTTTCGGAACCGGCTATTCTTACGAAGACGTCAAACTCGTCGCGGAAAAAATCGGCTACCCCGTGATAGTAAGACCGAGTTATGTACTCGGCGGCAGGGCGATGGAAATAGTCTATGAACAGGAAGGCTTGGAACAGTATATTGAGGCGGCGGCGAGGGTCTCATGTGAACACCCGGTGTTGGTTGATAAATACATCGCTGATGCGATTGAAGTCGATGTCGACGCCTTATGCGACGGTAGAGATATTTTCATTGCAGGGATTATGGAACATATCGAACAGGCGGGTGTCCACTCCGGTGATTCCTACTCGGTCATGCCGCCCTACACCTTACATAAAAAGACCATCAAAGACATCGCCTCAATCACACGCAAGATCGCAATTGCATTGAATACAAAAGGTTTGATCAATATCCAGTTCGCGGTAAAAAATAATAAAATATATGTTCTGGAGGCGAATCCGAGAGCATCGCGAACCATCCCCTATGTATCAAAAACCATCGGCCTACCCCTTGCAAAATTAGCCACCTATGTAATGGTCGGAAAATCACTGGAAGACCTGAGAAGAGAAGGATTACTGCATAATCCGCCGAAAAGCAAATTTGTCTCAATCAAAGGGCCGGTCTTTCCTTTCCTGAAATTACCTGGAGTCGACCCGATCCTCGGACCAGAAATGAAATCAACCGGTGAGATAATGGCGATCGACAAAAACTTCGGAGCGGCGTATTATAAAGCAATTCTCAGCGACAATAAATTCAGCAGTTCTGGAACCGTCTATATAACGGTTCGGGACAGTGACAAACCCAAGATATTAAAATTGGCGAAAGAATTCATCAAACTCGGTTTTGACATCGTAGCGACAAGGGGAACCGCGGATTTTCTGAGAAATCACGGGATAGCCGTTAAAACAACTTACCGCATAGATGAACACAAATCTCCCAATGCACTCGACTTAATGAAAGCTCGTAAAATAGATCTGATAATAAACACCCCCACCCTGACATTCCGTGCGAAACGCGATGGTTATGCAATGAGACGACTCGCAGTTGAATTGAATATTCCGTTCATCACCGCCTTGACTTCAGCAAAAGCGGAGATTGAAGCGATTAAATTCGCGAAAAAACATCCGCTTGCAATACACCCGCTCCACGAATACCACAAATGAATCGTGTATTAATTCTTGACTGAATCCTTATTTTATATATAATTATTTTACTATGCCGATAAATGACAGATGGAGGAAATTAATCCCTGAGCAGATACAGAATGCTCCGGACTTTCCCGGCGTCTTTGAATTCACCGACATATTACAGGAAAGTATTCTCTATATCGGCCGCACAGAAAGCCTCGCCCAGACGATTCAAGAAATCTTTGAAAAGAAACCACCGGAATTCGCCATGGTGAGTTTTTTCCGTTTCCATGCCACGAATGATTATGAAAATGAATATAAACAACTGCTCGCTGAATATCAGGAAAAATACAATAATACTCCGCCCATAAACAACAGATTAGCTCAGAATTAGAGATTTAACGCAAAAAATATCCTGGTGGACAAACTACTACTTGATTTTGTCTGTCTTGATTTTTATCAAACCCAGATTCGCATCCTTCTGGCATATTACAAAGAAAATTCCTTCTTCTGACTCTTTCACAAAAAAAACATTATTCTGGGTATAGAGAACCACTGATGCCCTTTCAATATCAAGACTTCGC contains these protein-coding regions:
- the carA gene encoding carbamoyl-phosphate synthase small subunit; this encodes MPNGLLILEDGTFIKGKTFGAKTEVFGEIVFNTSMTGYEESFTDPSYAGQILLMTYPLIGNYGIHKKNLESHKTQIRGLVVKEPYLHSHRGQQLADFIKKAAIPCLYSVDTRALTLKIRKHGTMKAMIISENSPAVDITSYLKKIKNTPYPDTENLVARVSCKRIIVHKSRKKKKVVLIDCGVKKSILKNLKKYAAVIQVPYDTSTAAIKKISPDAVVISNGPGNPEHPQILKTTVKTAADLVNYYPVFGICLGHQILGRALGLRTYKLKFGHRGSNHAVKNLNNGSLYITSQNHGYALQAKYSNKEVEIDWLNVNDHTVEGLRHKKLPVSSVQFHPEASPGPRDTEFLFRNFMESL
- a CDS encoding PilT/PilU family type 4a pilus ATPase — encoded protein: MELKGLLEKMQKVNASDLHLKAGSTPVFRIDGKLVSEKGESLTPENLKTMAYQIMTPSQQQTFERMKEMDFAISVRGIGRFRVNVFLQRGSIAIAMRAIPFSVRRIEELNLPLILKDIALKPRGLILCTGTTGSGKSTTLAAMIEHINENVARHVITIEDPIEYLFRDNLSIICQREVLMDTISFSIALKHILRQDPDVILIGEIRDRETMDVALKAADTGHLVLSTLHTLNATETINRIISFYPPHQHQHIRVLLATTLTGVVSLRLLPRSDGKGRIPAVEVLLSTPTIKEYLLDPVKTMLIQSAIEEGYGQYGMQTFDQSIFKLYKDGLISYDDAIQAVTNPDEFKLRLVGIEATAERGWGAFDKK
- the accC gene encoding acetyl-CoA carboxylase biotin carboxylase subunit; protein product: MKFKKLLIANRGEIAIRIIRAAKELKLQTVAVYSEVDSNALHTRLADEAVCIGPPPSKDSYLNITRIISAAEVTGAKAIHPGYGFLAENPEFAEICESCGITFIGPKPEHIRIMGDKIKAKETMAEAGVHGIPGSGGAVETLKQIRKVVDKIGFPIILKAASGGGGKGMRIAQNNEELESGFRITQAEAKAAFGDGRIYIEKYITKPRHIEVQIIGDSFGNVVALGERECSIQRRHQKLIEESPSPVVDKKLRQRLMEAAIQAAKTIQYQSAGTIEFLMDENKNFYFMEMNTRIQVEHPVTEMVTGIDILKEQIKIAMGEKLGFTQKQISLKGHAIECRINAEDPSRNFVPTPGKITFFHMPQGLGVRFDTHIFAGYTIPSHYDSLIGKLIAHSNSRLETIARMKHALEETVIEGIPTTIPFHLKIMDNEKFIRGNISTHFIEEITES
- the carB gene encoding carbamoyl-phosphate synthase large subunit, which codes for MAKRRDLKKLLIIGSGPIIIGQAAEFDFSGSQASLSLREEGYKTIIVNSNPATIQTDQDTADIVYIEPLNLETLTKIIEKERPDGLLPGFGGQIALNLAYNLAGEGVLEKYSVELLGSNYETIEMAENRESFRNLMETINEPIPKSFACRNFEEIRQALKEISYPVLIRPAYTLGGTGSGVAESWNQLQEIAAAGLRQSPINQVLVEENLLGWKEFEYEVMRDGDDNCITICSMENINPMGVHTGESTVVAPAQTLTDKENQSLRSISLKIIRALKVCGGCNIQFAVNPKKWEYRIIEVNPRVSRSSALASKATGYPIARVSAKIAVGMTLDEIPNAVTKKTYAAFEPTLDYVVVKIPRWPFDKFPTVNRRITTQMKSTGEAMAIGSTIEEALLKAVRALEISQDGFEPENIIEYKLIKELQEPTDRLLFCIAEALRRGYSVDKIARLTMIDKFFINKFARIIRFEKRLKKEKLSKELLRETKRLGFSDNDIARIIEETPDKIRKLRRKYGIRPKFNMVDTCAGEFEAATPYYYSTYYTTGFRKRKRKTNKKRILIIGSGPIRIGQGIEFDYCCVHAAVALKKLGYEAIMMNSNPETVSTDFDVSTRLYFEPLTLEDVLNVIDEERCGGMILQFGGQTSINLSIPLSQLRKRGHYDYKILGTQPVDIHRAEDRKLFSQLLKTLKIRHPSFGTGYSYEDVKLVAEKIGYPVIVRPSYVLGGRAMEIVYEQEGLEQYIEAAARVSCEHPVLVDKYIADAIEVDVDALCDGRDIFIAGIMEHIEQAGVHSGDSYSVMPPYTLHKKTIKDIASITRKIAIALNTKGLINIQFAVKNNKIYVLEANPRASRTIPYVSKTIGLPLAKLATYVMVGKSLEDLRREGLLHNPPKSKFVSIKGPVFPFLKLPGVDPILGPEMKSTGEIMAIDKNFGAAYYKAILSDNKFSSSGTVYITVRDSDKPKILKLAKEFIKLGFDIVATRGTADFLRNHGIAVKTTYRIDEHKSPNALDLMKARKIDLIINTPTLTFRAKRDGYAMRRLAVELNIPFITALTSAKAEIEAIKFAKKHPLAIHPLHEYHK